From Candidatus Lernaella stagnicola:
CGCTTCGGCCAACGCCATGCCGACACCGTGGGCGAAGCCTTGCCCGAGCGGGCCGGTCGTGATTTCGACGCCGGGTGCCTCGCCGTATTCCGGGTGCCCGGCGGTGGGGCTGTGCAGTTGGCGGAAGTTTCTGATGTCATCCAAAGAGAGGTCGTAACCCGACAGGTGTAGCAGCGCGTAAAGCAGCGCCGAGGCGTGACCGTTGGACAACACGAAGCGGTCGCGATCGGGCCACGTGGGCGCAATCGGATTGTGTTTCATGACCTTGGCGAACAGCGCGTATCCGGCCGTCGCCAAACCGAGGGGCGCGCCGGGGTGGCCGGAACGGGCCGCCTGCACGGCGTCGACTGCTAAAAAGCGAATGGTGTTGATGGCCGATTGCTCGAGATGGTCGCTCATGATTTGACTCCCAAGACGCCGCACGAAGGCGAGAGTTGTCATCCGGTCGGCGGTTTTGTTTTGTTTCAATATACGCAACTGCGCCCGGATTTCCACCCGCGCTCACAACTCCGGCGGCTGCTCCGGAAACGGCGGTTAACTTAGGCGGAAAAAGCTAGCGGAGTTTTTTCACTTCGGACACGAAGGCGGGAAGGGTCGTGGCGACCGGCCCGCGCACGTGGGCGTCCACCAAGTCCGCGATGGCCGTCTCCTCCAAATTGAAATCGGCCACGAAGGCTCCCTGCTGCTTGGCCAAACGAGCCAGCGACGCCGCGGGTTGCACCACGGCGCTTGTGCCGATCACCATGAAAACCTGGGAGTCGTGGATGTCCTGCGCCGCCTGCCCGATCATGCTTACCGGCTCGCCGAACCACACGACGCCGGGACGTAACAGGCCGCCGCAATTCTGGCAGTACGCGGGAAACGAATGCTCGCCGCCGTCGGATTGCGCCATGCGCCCGCAATGGGAGCACTTGGTCGCGCCAAGCTCGCCGTGCAATCGGATGATATTTTTCCCGCCGGCACGCGCGGCTAGCCCGTCAACGTTTTGCGTGATGTGTACCAGTTCGGGCAGCAGGCCTTCCAGGTCCACCAGCGCGACATGTGCGGCGTTGGGCTCGCACTGCGCCAGCAAGCGCCGACGGTCGTTGTAAAACTCCCACACCAAGGTCGGGTCGCGCTCAAAAGCCTCGGGTGTGGCCAACTCGAACGGATCGTAATTCCGCCATAATCCTTGCGGTCCGCGAAAGGCCGGAACACCGCTTTCAACGGACAAACCGGCGCCGGAAAGCACCGATATTTTGTGCGCGCGAGCAGTGGTTTCGATTAAGTCGCGGTACGAAGCGTTCATTATTCCTCAACCAGAAAGCGTAGAAACTTCCGCGTGTAAGCGGCGAGGCCGAGGTGTCGGTTGGGCGCGGATGGCTGCACCCAACGGGCGCCATTGGAAATCGGTAATACTCCTTTGAATGGAATTTCGCAAGCGTAAAATCGGGTATACAACAGCCGATGGCTTAGTGTGTGCTCGATTCGGCCCAGTAAATCACCGGCGATCATATCGATCGCAAATCGGTCTCGCAGGTGGGTGCGCAACTGTTCACGTTGCCGGTGGGCAGGCCAACTTTTGCGGACCTCGACTTGCGGCAACATCCACAGGCCGCCGAAAAGTCCGTCGCCGGGATTGCGAACCAGAAGAACGCGGCCTTCCCGCCGAAGCGCCGCGGCGGCAAAATAGACCGGCAACGGCGCCGCCGCTTTTCCTTTGACCGGAATGACTTCAACCAAACCCTGGGCCTGCGCGAGGCAATGCGGCCGCAGGGGACAGGCGGGACACCCCGGGCTTGTCGCCGTGCAGACCAACGCGCCCAACTCCATCATTCCTTGATTGAACGCGCCGGGGTGTTCCTCGGGCACGAGTTCATCGGCCAAGACCCACAGCTCCTTGCGCGCCTCGCCGGTGGAAAGAACCTTGGAGATAGCGAACACGCGCGCCAGCAGGCGGGCGACGTTGCCGTCGAGAATCGGCGCGGCCCGGTCGAAAGCAATCGAGGCAATCGCCCCGGCGGTGTAGCGGCCGATGCCGGGCAGTCGTTGCAGTTCATGCGGATCGGCGGGTATCGCGCCACCGTACTCGTCCACGACGACGCGGGCCGCGCGATGCAAATGGCGGGCGCGGCGGTAGTACCCGAGACCGGACCAAAGCGCCAGCACCTCGTCTTCGGTGGCGGCGGCCAGGTCGTGGACCCCGGGAAAACGGGCGAGAAAACGTTCGAAATACGGCAGCACCGTTTCGATGCGGGTTTGCTGAGCCATGATCTCGCAGACCCAAACGCGGTATGGCGTCGGATCCTCACGCCACGGCAATCGACGTGCATGTTGCGCATACCAATCACTCACAGCGCGGCGAATGGCGCGTCGTTGCGAAGGCGAAAGACGGGGCACTGAGTTCGCGGTCATGCGGTCGGGGCGGCACCGGGTAACGCGGCGGCGAAACGAGCCATGATCTCACCCACCGGCTCGATGTTGCGAATCGTGCCGACACTCTTACCCGCCTGCCAGTAATTGCGGTAGACCGCCGAGCGTTGCAGGCCGCGTTTCAGCTTCACGAACGACAGCATCGAATAGTACATGCGCATCCAGTGCTTCGTGCGATTGTGACGTAGTAGACGGCGCGCGATGCGGCCGGCTGTGGCGCCCGTCTTCCGCACGTAGGGCGTGTTGATGACCGCCACGGGAACGCCGGAAATTTTGTCCGTGAGTACGATGTCGTCCTCGGTCGAGCTTACGATCGCCTGCTTGTAATCGGGATGCGCTTTGCATTCGGTTGTCGCGATCAGGCGCGTGCCG
This genomic window contains:
- a CDS encoding NAD-dependent deacylase, with amino-acid sequence MNASYRDLIETTARAHKISVLSGAGLSVESGVPAFRGPQGLWRNYDPFELATPEAFERDPTLVWEFYNDRRRLLAQCEPNAAHVALVDLEGLLPELVHITQNVDGLAARAGGKNIIRLHGELGATKCSHCGRMAQSDGGEHSFPAYCQNCGGLLRPGVVWFGEPVSMIGQAAQDIHDSQVFMVIGTSAVVQPAASLARLAKQQGAFVADFNLEETAIADLVDAHVRGPVATTLPAFVSEVKKLR
- the mutY gene encoding A/G-specific adenine glycosylase → MTANSVPRLSPSQRRAIRRAVSDWYAQHARRLPWREDPTPYRVWVCEIMAQQTRIETVLPYFERFLARFPGVHDLAAATEDEVLALWSGLGYYRRARHLHRAARVVVDEYGGAIPADPHELQRLPGIGRYTAGAIASIAFDRAAPILDGNVARLLARVFAISKVLSTGEARKELWVLADELVPEEHPGAFNQGMMELGALVCTATSPGCPACPLRPHCLAQAQGLVEVIPVKGKAAAPLPVYFAAAALRREGRVLLVRNPGDGLFGGLWMLPQVEVRKSWPAHRQREQLRTHLRDRFAIDMIAGDLLGRIEHTLSHRLLYTRFYACEIPFKGVLPISNGARWVQPSAPNRHLGLAAYTRKFLRFLVEE